In Marinimicrobium koreense, a single genomic region encodes these proteins:
- the fucP gene encoding L-fucose:H+ symporter permease, translating to MQPSSRTTYRAQVLSGAALWLPLVLIVSLFFMWGVANNLNDILITQFKKAFVLSDFASGWVQSAFYFGYFALAIPAALAMKRFGYKAAVIIGLLLYGLGASLFYPAALAHEYSYFLLALFVIACGLAFLETSANPMIVAMGDPETAERRLNFAQSFNSLGTISGVLIGREFILSGVEHSPDALALMSEAQRTAFYTTEVQAVAGPYLAIAAVVFFWALAVACVRFPPLGNGREEEERAFRLADFRALLKERYYLFGVTAQFFYVGAQVCIWSYMIRYGQTALPGAGEKTLADYLAASLVAFMIGRFVATALMGRIAPARLMLAYALISVGLCAVAMLFPTQLGLLALVFTSFFMSLMFPTIFALSIKGLGPLAKSGSSLLIMAIIGGAIITALMGLVSDLTRINVAVVVPLVCFLVVAAFARRTLRGAQ from the coding sequence ATGCAGCCATCCTCCCGGACGACGTATCGGGCTCAGGTGCTTTCTGGTGCCGCTCTGTGGCTACCGCTTGTGCTGATCGTCAGCCTGTTCTTCATGTGGGGTGTGGCCAATAACCTCAATGACATCCTGATCACCCAGTTCAAGAAGGCCTTTGTCCTGAGTGACTTTGCCTCTGGTTGGGTGCAGTCGGCGTTCTATTTTGGTTACTTTGCGCTGGCCATTCCCGCTGCCCTGGCGATGAAACGCTTTGGCTACAAGGCGGCGGTGATTATTGGCCTGTTGTTGTACGGGCTGGGAGCGAGCCTGTTCTACCCGGCGGCGCTGGCGCATGAATACAGCTATTTTCTGCTGGCGCTGTTTGTCATTGCCTGCGGTCTGGCCTTTCTGGAGACCTCTGCCAACCCGATGATCGTGGCCATGGGCGACCCCGAAACCGCCGAGCGGCGTCTGAATTTTGCCCAGTCTTTCAACTCCCTCGGGACCATTTCCGGAGTACTCATTGGCCGGGAGTTTATTCTTTCCGGCGTGGAGCACAGTCCCGACGCGCTGGCGCTGATGAGTGAGGCGCAGCGAACCGCCTTCTACACCACCGAAGTGCAGGCCGTCGCCGGCCCCTATCTGGCCATTGCGGCGGTGGTCTTCTTCTGGGCGCTGGCCGTCGCTTGCGTGCGCTTTCCCCCTTTGGGAAATGGTCGTGAAGAGGAGGAGCGGGCTTTTCGGTTGGCTGACTTCCGGGCGCTCTTGAAAGAGCGTTATTACCTGTTCGGGGTCACGGCCCAGTTCTTTTATGTGGGCGCCCAGGTGTGCATCTGGAGCTATATGATCCGCTACGGTCAGACTGCCTTGCCCGGTGCGGGGGAAAAGACGCTGGCCGACTACCTGGCAGCCTCTCTGGTGGCGTTCATGATAGGCCGGTTCGTGGCCACCGCACTGATGGGACGCATTGCCCCGGCGCGCCTGATGCTCGCCTACGCCCTGATCAGCGTTGGTCTGTGTGCGGTCGCCATGCTGTTCCCGACGCAACTGGGGCTGCTGGCGCTGGTGTTCACCAGCTTTTTCATGTCCCTCATGTTCCCCACCATCTTCGCGCTGAGTATCAAAGGCCTAGGTCCATTGGCCAAGTCGGGATCCTCCCTGTTGATCATGGCGATCATTGGTGGCGCCATTATTACCGCATTGATGGGTCTGGTGTCGGACCTGACCCGTATCAATGTGGCCGTGGTCGTCCCTCTGGTGTGTTTTCTGGTGGTGGCGGCCTTTGCCCGGCGCACGCTGAGAGGCGCGCAATGA
- a CDS encoding tryptophan halogenase family protein — MTQTNNFVRRIAIVGGGTAGWMMAAALSKTLSRHPCEVVLIESPDIPTVGVGEATIPPIQLFNRLLQIDEHEFLRETRGTYKLGIEFVDWFKQGQTYFHPFGRYGADIHNVPFHQYWRKLHQLGEGGSLGEYSLPTVAAYRGTFSPPDDNPRSVLSKMAYAYHLDAGLYADYLRRYAEARGVQRLARRVQGATVRPDDGFIESVVFDDNSRLEADFFIDCSGLRGLLIEETLHTGYEDWRHWLPCDRAVAMPCEAPEAPRPYTRSTAREAGWQWRIPLQHRLGNGYVYCSDYLTDDAAESTLLANLEGAPLADPKRLRFTTGRRKQAWNKNCLAVGLSAGFMEPLESTSIHMIQTAIARLMTLFPDNAFDPVDIAEYNRLSDIEYERIRDFLILHYKATARDDSELWRYTRDMAIPDSLQHKLDLYQSRARVFRYDEELFADTSWIAVFEGQGVVPRRYDPLVDTYDLEQLRAVAARMRQTIIAGADSLPRHEEYLARHCTA; from the coding sequence ATGACCCAGACCAATAATTTTGTTCGCCGGATCGCCATTGTCGGTGGTGGTACGGCGGGCTGGATGATGGCCGCCGCTCTGAGTAAAACCCTGAGCCGGCATCCCTGCGAAGTCGTACTGATCGAGTCCCCCGATATTCCCACCGTCGGCGTGGGCGAAGCCACCATTCCCCCCATCCAACTCTTCAACCGTCTGTTGCAGATTGACGAACACGAATTTCTGCGGGAGACCCGGGGCACCTACAAGTTGGGCATCGAGTTTGTGGACTGGTTTAAACAGGGACAGACTTACTTTCATCCCTTCGGGCGCTATGGCGCGGATATCCATAATGTTCCCTTCCACCAGTACTGGCGCAAACTGCACCAGTTGGGTGAAGGCGGTTCGCTCGGTGAATATAGCCTCCCGACCGTCGCCGCCTATCGCGGCACTTTCTCCCCGCCGGACGACAACCCCCGTTCGGTGCTTTCCAAGATGGCCTACGCTTACCACCTTGATGCCGGGCTCTACGCGGATTATCTGCGTCGTTACGCCGAGGCCCGGGGAGTGCAGCGTCTGGCCCGTCGCGTTCAGGGTGCCACCGTGCGCCCCGACGATGGCTTCATAGAGTCGGTGGTGTTTGACGATAACAGCCGACTGGAAGCGGATTTCTTTATCGACTGTTCCGGCTTGCGGGGTCTGTTGATTGAGGAAACCCTGCACACCGGTTACGAAGACTGGCGCCATTGGTTGCCCTGTGATCGGGCCGTGGCCATGCCCTGCGAGGCACCGGAAGCGCCGCGGCCCTATACCCGTTCCACCGCCCGGGAGGCGGGCTGGCAGTGGCGTATCCCTTTGCAGCATCGACTGGGGAATGGCTATGTGTACTGCAGCGATTACCTGACCGATGATGCGGCCGAGAGTACTTTGCTCGCCAACCTCGAAGGCGCGCCTCTGGCCGATCCCAAACGGCTACGCTTTACCACCGGTCGGCGTAAGCAGGCCTGGAATAAGAACTGTCTGGCGGTCGGGTTGTCCGCCGGGTTTATGGAGCCCCTGGAGTCCACCAGCATCCACATGATCCAGACGGCCATTGCCCGATTGATGACGCTGTTTCCGGATAACGCCTTCGATCCGGTTGATATTGCGGAGTACAATCGGTTGTCCGACATCGAGTACGAACGCATCCGCGATTTTCTGATCCTGCACTACAAAGCCACGGCGCGGGATGACAGTGAGTTGTGGCGCTATACCCGAGACATGGCGATTCCCGACAGTCTGCAACACAAGCTGGACCTGTATCAGAGTCGGGCCCGGGTGTTTCGCTATGACGAAGAGCTGTTTGCCGATACCAGTTGGATCGCGGTGTTTGAAGGGCAGGGCGTGGTGCCGCGCCGGTACGATCCGCTGGTGGACACCTATGACCTGGAGCAGCTCAGGGCCGTGGCGGCCAGGATGCGGCAGACGATCATCGCCGGCGCCGACAGCCTCCCTCGCCACGAGGAGTACCTCGCGCGGCACTGTACCGCCTGA
- a CDS encoding TonB-dependent receptor, which translates to MIKPKQRGYPRGVALIGTCVSTAALMALGALTPALAQTSDAQQQTIEEVVVTGLRASLQSAQAIKRDSSVIVDSIVATDIGKLPDVNVAEALQRISGVQIARNRGEGSEVSIRGLTQVRTELNGRDIFSTTDGRALSFEDVPSELLAGVDVYKNPAANQIEGGIGGVVNLRTRMPFDADGRLISAAVSGTHYDVRDDEGYGASALYSDRWETDAGEFGFLANLSYSEALFREDAIIVEPFFTRTDIPGFIDQEVEVASGGGISSWNGDRDRTGAALAFQWAPNDDLELYATYLTSQYEFYDPQTGIFAYGAGEGGSLTPVEDSFSFDSDGNLLTGGFANPPFQSFTRDAIRDSETTDYATGFVWQVRDDIQWSGDLQYVDSETTYRDVTGFGGFTAEREFYLDLTGSEPEFRVEPTGVLESRSGYVYEAMMNRTADNTGDETAVRSDLEWDFDEGGLMRSFTTGVRYTTKDIETRDSGFVWSAISGPPAWDGSDLSVAEYEEFPEYSVLDPHQDSFWRGDGAQRNFGPHFVISPDLMSNHAQALEVLGNLNPDSGAPTEFSEKNQINIQGEETSAIYAMVDFGMDDAPLPFDGNLGVRVVSTDVEASGVRTLTYRTADDTGTDVQEQSPIVVDQSYTETLPSLNLRFFLRDNLYWRIAASKGLSRPSFANLSANFTLSENYVDDDSNPETPPVYEDSTGSGGNPGLKPLTVDQWDTALEWYYSPSSMMYATLFHKDVQNFVQNGVYDAQFEVPGKGVQTFEISAPVNGEKGTIKGYEIGLQSFFEFLPAPFDNLGVQANYTYVDSEAPSPTAVDSEGNPLLVPLEGLSEDSYNLVMMYETDNWSARLAYNWRDSWVITTSGNGTGNLPIYNDDYGQMDASLSYDFNDTYSMSFDVVNLLDENNFTYQAFPNRPRDYVLNDRRIGLRFRANF; encoded by the coding sequence ATGATAAAACCCAAACAGCGAGGATACCCCCGGGGTGTCGCACTGATCGGCACCTGTGTATCCACCGCCGCGTTGATGGCTCTGGGGGCATTGACCCCGGCCCTGGCGCAAACCAGTGATGCTCAACAGCAGACCATTGAAGAGGTGGTGGTCACAGGCCTGCGTGCCAGCCTGCAGTCCGCACAGGCGATCAAGCGGGATTCCAGCGTGATCGTGGACTCCATTGTCGCCACCGATATCGGTAAGTTGCCTGACGTCAACGTGGCCGAAGCCCTGCAACGCATTTCCGGTGTCCAGATTGCCCGTAATCGGGGTGAGGGTAGCGAAGTCTCCATTCGGGGCCTGACTCAAGTGCGAACAGAGCTGAATGGCCGGGATATATTTTCCACCACCGACGGTCGGGCCTTGAGCTTTGAGGACGTGCCCTCCGAATTGCTCGCTGGGGTGGACGTCTACAAAAACCCGGCTGCCAATCAGATTGAGGGCGGTATCGGGGGCGTGGTGAACCTGCGCACCCGGATGCCGTTTGACGCCGACGGGCGTCTGATCAGCGCGGCCGTCAGTGGCACTCATTATGATGTGCGTGACGATGAGGGCTACGGCGCTTCGGCACTCTATTCGGACCGCTGGGAGACTGACGCAGGGGAGTTTGGCTTTCTCGCCAACCTGTCCTACAGCGAAGCCCTGTTCCGGGAAGACGCGATTATCGTTGAACCCTTCTTTACCCGGACCGATATTCCCGGTTTCATCGACCAGGAAGTGGAAGTGGCCTCCGGGGGCGGTATCTCCTCCTGGAACGGCGATCGCGACCGCACGGGCGCGGCGCTGGCCTTCCAGTGGGCGCCCAATGATGACCTGGAACTTTACGCGACCTACCTTACCTCCCAGTACGAATTCTATGATCCCCAGACGGGCATTTTTGCCTACGGTGCCGGTGAAGGCGGCAGCCTGACACCGGTGGAAGACAGCTTCAGTTTCGACAGTGACGGCAATCTGCTGACCGGCGGTTTCGCCAACCCACCGTTCCAGAGCTTCACCCGTGATGCCATCCGCGATTCGGAAACCACCGACTACGCCACCGGGTTTGTCTGGCAGGTGCGGGATGACATTCAGTGGAGCGGCGACCTCCAGTATGTGGACTCCGAAACCACCTATCGGGACGTCACCGGTTTTGGCGGTTTTACCGCTGAGCGTGAATTTTATCTGGACCTGACCGGTTCCGAGCCCGAATTCCGTGTCGAACCGACCGGTGTGTTGGAGAGCCGGAGCGGCTACGTTTACGAAGCCATGATGAACCGCACGGCGGACAATACCGGTGATGAAACGGCCGTGCGCTCTGACCTGGAATGGGATTTCGATGAAGGTGGCCTGATGCGCTCCTTTACCACGGGCGTGCGCTACACCACCAAGGATATCGAAACCCGGGATTCGGGCTTCGTCTGGTCAGCCATTTCGGGGCCGCCAGCCTGGGATGGCAGCGATCTCTCGGTGGCCGAATACGAAGAGTTTCCCGAATACAGCGTTCTGGACCCTCATCAGGACAGCTTCTGGCGAGGCGACGGTGCCCAGCGTAATTTCGGACCACACTTTGTCATCTCCCCGGACCTGATGAGCAATCATGCCCAGGCGCTTGAAGTGCTGGGTAACCTGAACCCGGATTCCGGTGCGCCCACCGAGTTCTCAGAGAAAAATCAAATCAATATCCAGGGCGAAGAGACCAGCGCGATATACGCGATGGTGGACTTCGGTATGGATGATGCGCCCTTGCCATTTGATGGCAACCTCGGGGTGCGTGTGGTCAGCACCGATGTCGAGGCCAGTGGTGTTCGTACCCTGACCTATCGCACCGCCGATGACACCGGCACTGACGTTCAGGAGCAGTCGCCCATTGTGGTGGATCAGAGTTACACCGAAACGCTGCCCAGCCTGAACCTGCGATTTTTCCTTCGGGACAATCTCTATTGGCGTATTGCCGCGTCCAAGGGCTTGTCCCGACCGTCGTTCGCGAACCTGTCCGCCAACTTCACTCTCAGTGAAAACTACGTTGACGACGACAGCAATCCGGAGACGCCGCCCGTCTACGAAGACTCCACCGGTTCTGGCGGCAACCCGGGTCTCAAGCCACTCACCGTGGACCAGTGGGACACCGCGCTTGAGTGGTACTACAGCCCCTCAAGCATGATGTACGCCACCCTGTTCCACAAAGATGTGCAGAACTTCGTCCAGAATGGTGTGTACGACGCCCAGTTCGAAGTGCCCGGCAAAGGCGTTCAGACCTTTGAAATCTCTGCGCCGGTCAACGGGGAAAAAGGCACGATCAAAGGGTACGAGATCGGGCTGCAGAGTTTCTTCGAGTTCCTGCCCGCGCCCTTTGATAATCTGGGTGTCCAGGCAAACTACACCTACGTGGATAGCGAAGCACCCAGTCCGACAGCAGTGGACAGTGAGGGCAATCCGCTGTTGGTACCCCTGGAAGGCCTCTCGGAAGACAGTTACAACCTGGTGATGATGTACGAAACCGACAACTGGTCGGCACGCCTGGCTTACAACTGGCGCGACTCCTGGGTGATCACCACTTCGGGCAACGGAACGGGCAACCTGCCCATCTATAACGACGACTATGGTCAGATGGACGCCTCATTGAGCTACGACTTCAATGATACTTACAGTATGTCGTTTGATGTGGTAAACCTGCTGGATGAAAACAACTTCACCTATCAGGCGTTTCCCAACCGGCCACGGGATTATGTGCTCAACGACCGACGCATAGGGCTGCGCTTCCGGGCCAATTTCTGA
- a CDS encoding SCO family protein, whose protein sequence is MSDTAPTPDNRRARQQRGIRRTVAILVAVVAVVVGLQVYKVTRDPPLDREALREQGTLVFEQPRRVSDFELVDHRGETFTPEQLKGQWTLAFFGFTQCPDICPMAMAELARTMDELPPELAERTQVLLVTLDPARDTPEVLAEYVPYFHEDFVGVTGEFLTLKRLANEVNVAFAKVTLSDDDYTVDHSGNIVLFNPMGDYHGFFKPPFDPAKLAEHYRSISAAFAH, encoded by the coding sequence GTGAGTGACACTGCCCCCACCCCCGACAATCGCCGCGCTCGACAGCAGCGCGGAATCCGCCGCACTGTGGCTATTCTGGTTGCTGTCGTGGCAGTGGTCGTCGGCCTGCAGGTTTACAAGGTGACCCGGGATCCGCCGCTGGATCGGGAGGCGCTGCGTGAACAGGGTACCCTGGTGTTCGAGCAGCCCCGTCGGGTCAGTGACTTTGAGCTGGTGGACCATCGGGGCGAAACATTCACTCCGGAGCAGCTTAAGGGCCAGTGGACACTGGCCTTCTTCGGCTTCACCCAATGCCCGGATATCTGTCCCATGGCGATGGCGGAATTGGCCCGGACCATGGATGAACTTCCACCAGAGTTGGCCGAGCGCACCCAGGTACTGCTGGTTACCCTGGACCCAGCGCGGGACACTCCGGAGGTACTGGCGGAGTACGTGCCCTATTTCCATGAGGACTTTGTCGGCGTCACCGGCGAGTTCCTGACCCTCAAACGACTGGCCAATGAGGTCAACGTCGCTTTTGCCAAGGTCACCCTGAGCGACGACGACTACACGGTCGATCACAGCGGCAATATCGTCCTGTTCAACCCCATGGGCGACTACCACGGCTTCTTCAAGCCGCCGTTTGACCCGGCCAAGCTGGCTGAACATTACCGTTCCATCAGCGCTGCCTTCGCACACTAA
- the cyoE gene encoding heme o synthase, whose amino-acid sequence MAKIIDNTRTSGSSMSWRDYYELCKPNVVLLMILTSVIGMLLAVPGMVPLDVLLIGNLGIALCAGSAAAVNHLVDRHVDQKMARTFNRPVAKGRVEPLQAATFALVIGSLGLALLVVFINTLTAVLTLVSLLGYAVVYTLFLKRATPQNIVIGGIAGAAPPLLGWTAVTGEIHGHALLLVLIIFAWTPPHFWALAVHRKDEYAKADIPMLPVTHGEQYTKLHILLYTVILILVTMLPYITGMLNWLYLLGALVLGAGFLYWSLALMFSKKPSVGMDTFKYSIIYLMALFVVMLLDHYLLPVPTDYLRL is encoded by the coding sequence ATGGCGAAAATAATTGATAACACGCGCACCTCCGGATCCAGCATGAGCTGGCGAGATTATTACGAGCTGTGCAAGCCCAATGTGGTGTTGCTGATGATCCTGACGTCGGTCATCGGCATGCTGTTGGCCGTGCCCGGTATGGTTCCGTTGGATGTGCTGCTGATCGGCAATCTGGGTATCGCGCTGTGCGCCGGTTCTGCCGCCGCCGTGAATCACCTGGTGGATCGCCATGTGGACCAGAAAATGGCCCGCACGTTTAACCGCCCCGTGGCCAAAGGCCGGGTCGAGCCCCTGCAGGCGGCGACTTTCGCTCTGGTCATTGGTAGCCTGGGTCTGGCGCTGCTGGTGGTGTTCATCAACACGCTGACCGCCGTGCTCACTCTGGTGTCGCTGCTGGGCTACGCCGTGGTCTACACCCTGTTTCTCAAGCGCGCTACCCCTCAGAACATTGTCATCGGTGGTATCGCCGGTGCCGCGCCTCCGCTGCTGGGGTGGACGGCGGTGACCGGTGAAATTCACGGTCATGCGCTGCTGCTGGTACTGATCATTTTTGCCTGGACGCCCCCGCATTTCTGGGCCCTGGCGGTGCACCGCAAAGACGAGTACGCCAAGGCGGACATTCCCATGCTCCCGGTGACCCACGGCGAGCAGTACACCAAACTGCACATCCTGCTGTACACCGTGATCCTGATATTGGTGACCATGCTGCCCTATATCACCGGCATGCTGAACTGGCTGTACCTGCTCGGTGCCCTGGTGCTCGGGGCGGGTTTCCTCTATTGGTCCCTGGCATTGATGTTCAGCAAAAAGCCCTCAGTGGGGATGGATACTTTCAAGTACTCCATCATCTACCTGATGGCGCTGTTTGTGGTGATGTTGCTGGACCACTACCTGCTGCCCGTGCCGACCGACTATCTGCGCCTCTGA
- a CDS encoding COX15/CtaA family protein, whose translation MAPIKNQQKHGYRWALFAAALCAVVVVLGAFTRLVDAGLGCPDWPGCYGHLTWPSSDEHVARAEALFPEAPVEHDKTWPEMVHRYFAGTLGLVILGITLATWRFAARAPAMNYPRWHATGLLALVILQAAFGMWTVTLKLWPQVVTAHLLGGFATFSLLWLLALRLQDRPWSLSGNSHRRLLGLRPLIWLALIVVVMQIALGGWTSSNYAALACTDFPTCHGEWWPDTDFQRGFNFAQSVGPNYLGGLLEGDARTAIHLTHRIGALVVTLVLLVLLYRLWQVPLSRTRRLAGVIGLLLVVQITLGITNVLASLPLSVAVAHNGVGALLLLSLVTLAHRSYSAIRI comes from the coding sequence GTGGCGCCAATAAAAAATCAACAAAAACACGGCTATCGCTGGGCCCTGTTTGCCGCGGCTCTCTGCGCGGTGGTGGTGGTACTGGGGGCATTCACCCGGCTGGTGGATGCCGGCCTGGGCTGCCCGGACTGGCCGGGGTGTTATGGTCACCTGACCTGGCCGAGTTCGGACGAGCACGTGGCCAGGGCCGAAGCCCTGTTCCCTGAAGCGCCGGTCGAGCACGACAAAACCTGGCCGGAAATGGTGCACCGGTATTTTGCCGGTACCCTCGGGTTGGTGATTCTGGGGATCACCCTAGCCACCTGGCGCTTCGCCGCCCGGGCGCCGGCCATGAACTATCCGCGTTGGCACGCTACCGGCTTGTTGGCTCTGGTGATTCTTCAAGCGGCCTTTGGCATGTGGACGGTCACGCTCAAGCTATGGCCGCAGGTGGTGACCGCCCATCTGCTCGGTGGCTTTGCCACTTTCAGTCTGCTCTGGTTGCTGGCGCTGCGCCTGCAGGATCGCCCCTGGAGCCTGTCCGGCAACAGTCATCGACGATTGTTGGGGCTGCGCCCGCTGATCTGGCTGGCGCTGATTGTGGTGGTCATGCAGATTGCCCTGGGGGGCTGGACCAGCTCCAATTATGCGGCTCTGGCCTGTACTGATTTCCCCACCTGCCACGGCGAGTGGTGGCCCGATACTGACTTCCAGCGGGGCTTCAACTTCGCTCAGAGTGTCGGCCCCAACTACTTGGGCGGGCTGCTGGAAGGTGACGCCCGCACCGCGATTCATCTGACCCACCGCATCGGTGCCCTGGTGGTGACCCTGGTGCTGCTGGTGCTGTTGTATCGCCTGTGGCAGGTGCCACTGAGTCGCACGCGGCGTTTGGCCGGAGTGATTGGCCTGTTGCTGGTGGTGCAGATCACGCTGGGCATTACCAATGTGCTGGCGTCACTGCCGCTGTCGGTAGCGGTTGCCCACAACGGGGTCGGTGCGTTACTGTTGCTGAGCCTGGTGACTCTGGCCCACCGGAGTTATTCGGCGATACGAATCTAG
- a CDS encoding SURF1 family protein yields the protein MNSQPTSAAPQCSTAFHWKVTLLCLLTFPVLMALGFWQLDRAEQKRAREAALDAVRIQPPASLPGTELADLQEQRRLLLQGQYLTGRNWLLDNRQRDGQVGYEVITPFELSDGRVVLVNRGWVAAGDDRTDRPNPLAPSGEHTLFARWQTPSEHPLLDGRTTDADWPKVIVAIDTEAMAGVLESPVLDHYARLDDGSPGALITEWQNLEVSAAKHLGYAVQWFAMAAAVVIWLLATLMGLRKRRRTTTANSAECGSGSSPND from the coding sequence GTGAACTCCCAGCCAACGTCCGCCGCGCCACAGTGTAGCACTGCCTTCCACTGGAAAGTCACACTGCTGTGCCTGCTGACCTTTCCCGTCCTGATGGCGCTTGGCTTCTGGCAACTGGACCGCGCCGAGCAGAAGCGGGCCCGGGAAGCCGCCCTGGATGCGGTGCGCATCCAGCCGCCGGCGAGCCTGCCTGGCACCGAGCTGGCCGATCTCCAGGAACAGCGCCGGTTGTTGCTGCAGGGACAATACCTGACGGGACGCAACTGGCTACTGGATAATCGCCAGCGCGACGGCCAAGTGGGTTACGAAGTGATAACCCCGTTTGAGCTGAGCGATGGTCGAGTAGTGTTGGTTAATCGCGGCTGGGTGGCCGCCGGCGATGATCGCACCGATCGCCCCAATCCACTGGCGCCGAGTGGCGAGCACACGCTGTTCGCCCGCTGGCAGACGCCCAGTGAACATCCGTTACTCGACGGTCGCACAACGGATGCCGATTGGCCCAAGGTGATTGTTGCCATAGATACGGAGGCCATGGCCGGGGTTTTGGAGTCTCCGGTATTGGATCATTACGCCAGGCTGGATGACGGCAGCCCGGGTGCCCTGATCACAGAGTGGCAGAATTTGGAAGTGAGCGCCGCCAAACACCTCGGTTATGCGGTGCAGTGGTTTGCCATGGCGGCCGCCGTGGTAATCTGGTTGCTTGCGACCCTCATGGGCCTGCGCAAACGCAGGCGTACAACAACAGCGAACTCCGCAGAATGCGGTAGCGGGAGTAGCCCTAATGACTGA
- a CDS encoding DUF2909 domain-containing protein, translating to MWLKIIILVLFVGVLASLTSGLRFLLKDAGVPESKRTLYALGIRIVLASVMMLCVFYGFYSGILTSSAPWDSRL from the coding sequence ATGTGGCTTAAAATCATTATCCTGGTGCTGTTTGTCGGCGTTCTGGCCAGCCTCACCAGCGGCCTTCGCTTTCTGCTCAAGGACGCCGGGGTCCCGGAATCCAAACGGACACTCTACGCCCTGGGCATTCGTATCGTGCTGGCCAGTGTGATGATGCTGTGTGTTTTCTATGGTTTCTACAGCGGCATTCTGACCAGCTCAGCTCCCTGGGACTCGCGTCTTTAA
- a CDS encoding cytochrome c oxidase subunit 3, translating into MATSEGTYYVPEQSRLPIWASFALFLTVFGAANWMNGNATGPYLFLAGGLVFAVVLWNWFGSVINENMAGLNSAQLKRSYVWGMGWFIFSEVMFFAAFFGALFYVRNLALPWLSGEGSNAATNEFLWNGFEAAWPLMTTPDMAVNGDAASMRGPEQNMSYSEAGSLWTWLPFWNTVLLLTSSVTVHFAHSAIKNNARKAFNWWLGGTIVLAIAFLILQVEEYVHAYTAMGLTLDSGIYGTTFFMLTGFHGMHVFLGTFMLAVMWFRSVLKGHFKPDDNFGFEAASWYWHFVDVVWVGLFFTVYIFG; encoded by the coding sequence ATGGCGACAAGTGAAGGAACTTATTACGTACCGGAACAGAGCCGGCTGCCCATCTGGGCCAGCTTTGCTCTGTTTCTGACGGTATTTGGTGCCGCGAACTGGATGAACGGCAATGCCACTGGCCCCTACCTGTTCCTGGCGGGCGGCCTGGTATTTGCGGTTGTGCTGTGGAACTGGTTCGGTTCGGTGATCAATGAAAATATGGCCGGGCTGAACAGTGCCCAACTCAAGCGCTCCTATGTGTGGGGGATGGGTTGGTTCATTTTCAGTGAAGTGATGTTCTTTGCCGCGTTCTTCGGGGCGCTGTTCTATGTGCGCAACCTGGCGCTGCCCTGGTTGAGCGGTGAAGGCAGTAATGCGGCGACCAACGAGTTTCTCTGGAATGGCTTCGAAGCCGCTTGGCCACTGATGACCACGCCGGACATGGCGGTCAATGGGGACGCGGCTTCAATGCGCGGGCCCGAGCAGAACATGAGCTATTCCGAGGCCGGTTCACTCTGGACCTGGCTGCCGTTCTGGAACACCGTACTGCTGTTGACCTCAAGCGTGACGGTACACTTCGCTCACAGCGCCATCAAAAACAATGCCCGCAAAGCGTTTAACTGGTGGCTCGGCGGCACCATCGTGCTGGCGATCGCCTTCCTGATTCTGCAGGTTGAAGAATATGTTCACGCCTACACCGCCATGGGGCTGACACTGGATTCCGGCATTTACGGCACCACCTTCTTCATGCTCACCGGCTTCCACGGCATGCACGTCTTCCTGGGGACTTTCATGCTGGCGGTCATGTGGTTCCGCTCGGTGCTTAAAGGTCATTTCAAACCGGATGATAACTTCGGTTTTGAGGCTGCCAGTTGGTATTGGCACTTTGTCGACGTGGTCTGGGTCGGTCTGTTCTTCACGGTCTATATCTTCGGTTGA
- a CDS encoding cytochrome c oxidase assembly protein: MKWLFPNNPIAALSAKLGVTVVGMFVFAIWIMPPLYDAFCEVTGLNGKTGGRYEATDSGIDTSRTIKVQFVSTNNEGMPWEFKPAVRTVTVHPGEQKRIDYLARNPTDKTMVGQAIPSLVPFKATNYFHKTECFCFEQQPLEAGASAELPMFFIVDRDIPKHINTITLSYTLFDVTDRFGDDHNDLASLKQ; the protein is encoded by the coding sequence ATGAAATGGCTTTTCCCCAATAATCCGATCGCCGCACTCAGCGCCAAGCTGGGTGTGACGGTGGTGGGCATGTTCGTCTTTGCCATCTGGATCATGCCGCCCCTGTACGATGCTTTCTGTGAAGTAACGGGCCTGAATGGTAAAACCGGTGGTCGCTATGAGGCGACCGACTCCGGTATCGATACCAGCCGGACCATCAAGGTCCAGTTTGTGTCCACCAACAATGAAGGTATGCCCTGGGAGTTCAAGCCCGCGGTGCGCACGGTGACGGTTCACCCCGGTGAGCAGAAGCGGATCGACTATCTGGCACGGAACCCGACCGACAAGACCATGGTCGGTCAGGCGATTCCCAGCCTGGTGCCCTTCAAGGCGACCAATTATTTCCACAAGACCGAGTGCTTCTGCTTCGAGCAGCAGCCCTTGGAGGCAGGGGCGTCGGCCGAGCTGCCGATGTTTTTTATTGTCGACCGGGACATCCCGAAGCACATCAACACCATCACCCTGTCCTATACCTTGTTTGATGTCACGGACCGGTTTGGTGATGACCACAATGACTTGGCTAGTTTGAAACAATAA